Proteins from a genomic interval of Arachis hypogaea cultivar Tifrunner chromosome 10, arahy.Tifrunner.gnm2.J5K5, whole genome shotgun sequence:
- the LOC112715701 gene encoding two-component response regulator-like APRR5 isoform X2, whose amino-acid sequence MGEVVVSERLVGTAEEEEKQTTTVAAAEEETTATEGKGGGGESKGLMRWEKFLPKMVLRVLLVEADDSTRQIIAALLRKCSYKVAAVPDGLKAWEILKGRPRNIDLILTEVDLPAISGYALLTLIMEHDICKNIPVIMMSSQDSISTVYKCMLRGAADYLVKPLRKNELRNLWQHVWRRQSSTVAMNGLQDESVAQQKVEATAENNDASIRSSGDAASIQRNKELIEKGSDAQEFASLKCGESYPTGTMTQEVETCMRLGQISVMHDSHAGGLAMASSKNCETSTTNGKDGDTEHFRSATICGEAHDNHCVQISCSKEAIDLIGAFHNRPNCSLKTPTVNCTGKFDFIPQLDLSLRRPHPSNCDNELAEERNTIMHSNASAFKRYTNKQFQASPAILNFSDQQREQRTNCEKSISHFATGCNSESSTPSVQRNLLSPTTPQSKESEAATSHSQQQGHSLPIAVKGVRFNDLCTAYGSVLPPMFRTQSGPPLVPSPSSVVLLEPAFQVNGFYQSSVKDNSSEQVYESPSSGGKSAPNNMISRPEHKPEHAEDRRHISPATDQSGSGSFCNGNASHLNSMGYGSNCGSSNIVDQVPIGRAASEGKNEEMANNASSHRSIQREAALNKFRLKRKERCYEKKVRYESRKKLAEQRPRVKGQFVRQVQPDALTAEKDGKEYDL is encoded by the exons ATGGGTGAGGTAGTTGTGAGCGAGAGATTAGTTGGAACggctgaggaagaagagaagcAGACGACTACGGTGGCGGCTGCCGAGGAAGAAACTACTGCAACGGAGGGAAAAGGCGGAGGAGGAGAATCGAAAGGGCTGATGAGGTGGGAGAAGTTCTTGCCGAAGATGGTACTGAGGGTGCTCTTGGTTGAAGCTGATGATTCCACGAGGCAGATTATAGCGGCGCTCCTCAGAAAATGCAGCTACAAAG TGGCGGCTGTTCCTGATGGCCTAAAGGCATGGGAAATACTCAAGGGAAGACCACGCAATATCGATCTAATACTGACGGAAGTGGATTTACCTGCCATATCTGGCTATGCACTTCTCACTTTAATTATGGAACATGATATTTGCAAAAATATCCCTGTCATAA TGATGTCCTCACAAGATTCTATAAGTACAGTATACAAGTGTATGCTGAGGGGAGCTGCTGATTATCTTGTTAAGCCCCTTAGAAAAAATGAATTGAGGAATTTGTGGCAGCATGTTTGGAGAAGGCAATCG TCAACTGTTGCCATGAATGGCCTCCAAGATGAGAGTGTTGCGCAGCAGAAGGTTGAAGCCACTGCTGAAAACAATGATGCTAGTATTCGTTCAAGTGGTGATGCTGCTTCCATTCAGAGAAATAAGGAATTAATCGAGAAAGGAAGTGATGCACAG GAATTTGCTTCACTGAAATGTGGTGAATCATATCCAACTGGAACAATGACACAAGAGGTAGAAACGTGCATGCGTTTGGGGCAGATATCAGTTATGCATGACAGTCATGCTGGAG GATTAGCTATGGCTAGTAGCAAAAATTGTGAGACAAGCACAACGAATGGCAAGGATGGCGATACAGAACATTTTCGGAGTGCTACTATCTGTGGTGAGGCTCATGACAATCACTGTGTTCAAATTAGCTGTTCTAAGGAAGCTATTGACTTGATTGGAGCATTTCATAATCGTCCAAACTGCAGTCTCAAAACTCCCACAGTTAACTGCACAGGAAAGTTTGACTTCATTCCGCAGTTGGATCTTTCCCTAAGAAGACCTCATCCCAGCAACTGTGACAATGAACTCGCTGAAGAAAGAAATACCATCATGCATTCAAATGCCTCAGCTTTCAAGCG GTATACAAACAAGCAATTTCAAGCCTCACCTGCGATTTTAAACTTCTCTGACCAACAAAGGGAACAGAGAACAAATTGCGAGAAAAGTATATCCCATTTTGCTACTGGGTGTAATTCAGAAAGTTCAACACCTAGTGTGCAAAGAAATCTTTTATCTCCAACTACACCCCAATCGAAAGAATCTGAAGCAGCAACTTCACACTCACAACAGCAAGGGCACTCTCTCCCGATTGCAGTTAAAGGTGTAAGGTTCAATGATTTGTGCACGGCCTATGGTTCTGTACTTCCTCCAATGTTTCGCACACAATCGGGTccaccattggtgcctagccccagttcagttgtgcttcttgaaCCAGCCTTTCAAGTAAATGGATTTTATCAATCAAGTGTTAAAGACAATAGTTCAGAGCAGGTTTATGAATCTCCCAGTTCTGGTGGAAAAAGTGCTCCAAACAACATGATTTCCAGACCGGAACACAAACCAGAACATGCTGAGGATCGAAGACATATCTCTCCTGCAACTGATCAAAGTGGATCCGGTAGCTTCTGTAATGGAAATGCAAGCCATCTTAATAGCATGGGGTATGGAAGCAACTGTGGAAGCAGCAACATTGTTGATCAGGTCCCAATTGGCAGAGCAGCTTCAGAGGGTAAGAATGAAGAGATGGCAAACAATGCGAGCTCTCATCGATCTATCCAAAGAGAAGCAGCTCTAAATAAGTTCCGCTTGAAAAGGAAAGAGAGATGCTATGAGAAGAAG GTTCGATATGAGAGCAGAAAGAAACTAGCAGAGCAGCGCCCGAGAGTGAAAGGTCAATTTGTTCGTCAAGTGCAGCCGGATGCACTCACTGCAGAGAAAGATGGCAAAGAATATGATCTTTAA
- the LOC112715701 gene encoding two-component response regulator-like APRR5 isoform X1, which yields MGEVVVSERLVGTAEEEEKQTTTVAAAEEETTATEGKGGGGESKGLMRWEKFLPKMVLRVLLVEADDSTRQIIAALLRKCSYKVAAVPDGLKAWEILKGRPRNIDLILTEVDLPAISGYALLTLIMEHDICKNIPVIMMSSQDSISTVYKCMLRGAADYLVKPLRKNELRNLWQHVWRRQSSTVAMNGLQDESVAQQKVEATAENNDASIRSSGDAASIQRNKELIEKGSDAQSSCTKPDLEAESGPVDNMQEFASLKCGESYPTGTMTQEVETCMRLGQISVMHDSHAGGLAMASSKNCETSTTNGKDGDTEHFRSATICGEAHDNHCVQISCSKEAIDLIGAFHNRPNCSLKTPTVNCTGKFDFIPQLDLSLRRPHPSNCDNELAEERNTIMHSNASAFKRYTNKQFQASPAILNFSDQQREQRTNCEKSISHFATGCNSESSTPSVQRNLLSPTTPQSKESEAATSHSQQQGHSLPIAVKGVRFNDLCTAYGSVLPPMFRTQSGPPLVPSPSSVVLLEPAFQVNGFYQSSVKDNSSEQVYESPSSGGKSAPNNMISRPEHKPEHAEDRRHISPATDQSGSGSFCNGNASHLNSMGYGSNCGSSNIVDQVPIGRAASEGKNEEMANNASSHRSIQREAALNKFRLKRKERCYEKKVRYESRKKLAEQRPRVKGQFVRQVQPDALTAEKDGKEYDL from the exons ATGGGTGAGGTAGTTGTGAGCGAGAGATTAGTTGGAACggctgaggaagaagagaagcAGACGACTACGGTGGCGGCTGCCGAGGAAGAAACTACTGCAACGGAGGGAAAAGGCGGAGGAGGAGAATCGAAAGGGCTGATGAGGTGGGAGAAGTTCTTGCCGAAGATGGTACTGAGGGTGCTCTTGGTTGAAGCTGATGATTCCACGAGGCAGATTATAGCGGCGCTCCTCAGAAAATGCAGCTACAAAG TGGCGGCTGTTCCTGATGGCCTAAAGGCATGGGAAATACTCAAGGGAAGACCACGCAATATCGATCTAATACTGACGGAAGTGGATTTACCTGCCATATCTGGCTATGCACTTCTCACTTTAATTATGGAACATGATATTTGCAAAAATATCCCTGTCATAA TGATGTCCTCACAAGATTCTATAAGTACAGTATACAAGTGTATGCTGAGGGGAGCTGCTGATTATCTTGTTAAGCCCCTTAGAAAAAATGAATTGAGGAATTTGTGGCAGCATGTTTGGAGAAGGCAATCG TCAACTGTTGCCATGAATGGCCTCCAAGATGAGAGTGTTGCGCAGCAGAAGGTTGAAGCCACTGCTGAAAACAATGATGCTAGTATTCGTTCAAGTGGTGATGCTGCTTCCATTCAGAGAAATAAGGAATTAATCGAGAAAGGAAGTGATGCACAG AGCTCTTGCACAAAGCCCGACCTGGAAGCTGAGAGTGGCCCTGTCGATAACATGCAGGAATTTGCTTCACTGAAATGTGGTGAATCATATCCAACTGGAACAATGACACAAGAGGTAGAAACGTGCATGCGTTTGGGGCAGATATCAGTTATGCATGACAGTCATGCTGGAG GATTAGCTATGGCTAGTAGCAAAAATTGTGAGACAAGCACAACGAATGGCAAGGATGGCGATACAGAACATTTTCGGAGTGCTACTATCTGTGGTGAGGCTCATGACAATCACTGTGTTCAAATTAGCTGTTCTAAGGAAGCTATTGACTTGATTGGAGCATTTCATAATCGTCCAAACTGCAGTCTCAAAACTCCCACAGTTAACTGCACAGGAAAGTTTGACTTCATTCCGCAGTTGGATCTTTCCCTAAGAAGACCTCATCCCAGCAACTGTGACAATGAACTCGCTGAAGAAAGAAATACCATCATGCATTCAAATGCCTCAGCTTTCAAGCG GTATACAAACAAGCAATTTCAAGCCTCACCTGCGATTTTAAACTTCTCTGACCAACAAAGGGAACAGAGAACAAATTGCGAGAAAAGTATATCCCATTTTGCTACTGGGTGTAATTCAGAAAGTTCAACACCTAGTGTGCAAAGAAATCTTTTATCTCCAACTACACCCCAATCGAAAGAATCTGAAGCAGCAACTTCACACTCACAACAGCAAGGGCACTCTCTCCCGATTGCAGTTAAAGGTGTAAGGTTCAATGATTTGTGCACGGCCTATGGTTCTGTACTTCCTCCAATGTTTCGCACACAATCGGGTccaccattggtgcctagccccagttcagttgtgcttcttgaaCCAGCCTTTCAAGTAAATGGATTTTATCAATCAAGTGTTAAAGACAATAGTTCAGAGCAGGTTTATGAATCTCCCAGTTCTGGTGGAAAAAGTGCTCCAAACAACATGATTTCCAGACCGGAACACAAACCAGAACATGCTGAGGATCGAAGACATATCTCTCCTGCAACTGATCAAAGTGGATCCGGTAGCTTCTGTAATGGAAATGCAAGCCATCTTAATAGCATGGGGTATGGAAGCAACTGTGGAAGCAGCAACATTGTTGATCAGGTCCCAATTGGCAGAGCAGCTTCAGAGGGTAAGAATGAAGAGATGGCAAACAATGCGAGCTCTCATCGATCTATCCAAAGAGAAGCAGCTCTAAATAAGTTCCGCTTGAAAAGGAAAGAGAGATGCTATGAGAAGAAG GTTCGATATGAGAGCAGAAAGAAACTAGCAGAGCAGCGCCCGAGAGTGAAAGGTCAATTTGTTCGTCAAGTGCAGCCGGATGCACTCACTGCAGAGAAAGATGGCAAAGAATATGATCTTTAA
- the LOC112715702 gene encoding NDR1/HIN1-like protein 26 translates to MSQITIESPKHCANKQGLKRFERNYKKLFFAFSAFLTTILALILLIYLILHPSKPQFSLKELDIYQLNLSGPNLNTTINLTLLSKNPNQKVSIYYDEIVVYGSYKGQQITGDTYVPPFYQGNEESNLLTASLVGNGLPVSPSIGYEFGRDQSSGRLVLNLKANGKLRWKVGTWVSGHYRFNVNCVSFMAFGPSLPSPSPPLASKQASQCSTTL, encoded by the coding sequence ATGTCTCAAATCACAATAGAATCTCCAAAGCACTGTGCCAACAAACAAGGACTGAAAAGATTTGAGAGGAACTACAAGAAACTCTTCTTTGCATTCTCAGCATTCTTAACTACAATTCTAGCACTGATTCTCCTCATTTATCTCATCCTTCACCCTTCAAAGCCTCAATTCTCACTCAAAGAACTTGACATCTACCAACTCAACCTCTCAGGTCCAAATCTCAACACCACCATCAACCTCACCCTCCTCTCCAAGAATCCAAACCAGAAAGTTTCCATCTACTATGACGAAATCGTAGTTTATGGAAGCTACAAGGGACAACAGATAACTGGTGACACTTATGTCCCTCCTTTCTACCAAGGCAATGAAGAGAGTAATCTCTTAACTGCTTCTTTGGTTGGAAATGGTTTACCTGTGTCTccttcaattggttatgagtttgggcGTGATCAAAGTTCTGGAAGACTTGTTTTGAACCTTAAGGCTAATGGCAAGCTTCGTTGGAAGGTTGGAACATGGGTCTCTGgccattacaggttcaatgtcaATTGTGTTTCTTTCATGGCTTTTGGACCCTCtttgccttctccttctcctcctctggCTTCAAAGCAGGCTTCTCAGTGTTCTACCACACTTTAG